One part of the Rutidosis leptorrhynchoides isolate AG116_Rl617_1_P2 chromosome 1, CSIRO_AGI_Rlap_v1, whole genome shotgun sequence genome encodes these proteins:
- the LOC139854477 gene encoding major pollen allergen Art v 1-like, with translation MARRSFVVSAVLLILFFIAISEIAEAKLCETHSKTYSGKCDNKECDKKCIEWEKQEHGACHKVEGKNTCFCYSECSKTPPTKDKKPAPPDALKPPPTDGGSPPADGGSPPPPAEGGDGGGEGGGEGGGDGGGAPPAH, from the exons ATGGCAAGAAGATCATTTGTTGTCTCCGCAGTTCTTCTGATCCTATTTTTTATCGCTATCTCAG AAATAGCCGAGGCAAAGTTATGTGAAACACATAGCAAGACATATTCCGGAAAGTGTGACAACAAAGAGTGTGACAAAAAGTGTATAGAATgggaaaaacaagagcatggagcatGCCATAAGGTTGAAGGTAAAAACACATGTTTCTGCTACAGTGAATGCAGCAAGACACCTCCAACCAAAGACAAGAAGCCAGCTCCTCCTGATGCTTTAAAGCCACCACCAACTGACGGCGGCTCTCCACCTGCTGATGGTGGCTCACCTCCTCCTCCAGCtgaaggtggtgatggtggcggtgAAGGTGGCGGTGAAGGTGGCGGTGACGGTGGCGGCGCACCTCCAGCTCATTAG